The Plasmodium gaboni strain SY75 chromosome Unknown, whole genome shotgun sequence sequence ataagctttttttatatataattattttttttttaaattataaagcaaataatttctatttatttatctaaatataaaattgaTTTAAAGcatttataattttttatcatctttGCTTTTAAGTTTCCCCTTTTCTAATAtttcaattttttcttttttttaataacaaaaaacaaacttaattttaaagaattttccttttttatataattaaaagtataaaaaaatattaaataatattataataacaatatttatatataaattgtttctatatataatatatatgtgtgtagattatatataagaagaagtatataatgaattatatatataatgtttattttacccatattcattaatttatattatacagaattatatatatatatatatatatatatatatatatatatatatatgtaaaaaattagtattctatattttatagacaccttatattataatatatatattttttttttttttattttttttttatgtttatacAGTTAtttaatagtaataatgGTTTCCTTCtcaaaaaagaaaatattttccGCTGCCTTTTTTGCTTCCGTACTTTTGTTAGATAACGTAAGGATTTTaattacaaatataaataaatatatcacttaagtatcaaaatatatataatattttatacatatatatgtatgtgtatatatgtaaatttttttatttttaaattctttattatttttatagaaTAACTCCcaatttaataataactTGTGCATCCAAAATGGAAGTGGACTTAATTCAAATATGAGATTATTACAGGAAAATcaacacaaaaaaaagaaaaatcTTATCCACCACCACAAACCTAACAAACTTAATACAAAAAATCACGAAAATGATAATGCAGATGATACCACTGACGGTAACCATTTTAACTTTAATATTCATTCACATCAGTTACATCATGCAAAGGCTAATGCTTGTTTTGATGATTCAAAACATG is a genomic window containing:
- a CDS encoding histidine-rich protein; this translates as MVSFSKKKIFSAAFFASVLLLDNNNSQFNNNLCIQNGSGLNSNMRLLQENQHKKKKNLIHHHKPNKLNTKNHENDNADDTTDGNHFNFNIHSHQLHHAKANACFDDSKHDGEHHEGGHHDGAHPDGTHPDGTHPDGTHHNGTHDNTATHH